One stretch of Bosea vaviloviae DNA includes these proteins:
- a CDS encoding creatininase family protein: MAAKTDPLVHMGTISGGEAREILKTNPVILLPMGSHEDQGPHAPMGDYLLAEKIAELAAIRATKAGTRTLVAPVLPFGGADWFGSMTGGIAISQATLTTVIAEMVDSLHRNGLTRIIVINGHGGNVGPIGEVARELYLREQIVLPSLYLWRIGYGLLPSIVGAEKAAAVSGHGADPLTSIGLHLFPELIRKDLIPEGKPLKRDPILDLPFTGLGTASFEGAEVAMPNEYDEVYNLGVAKGDPKLCSAETGAALTEKLTEICARFIAHFASKIEA, from the coding sequence ATGGCTGCAAAGACCGATCCGCTCGTCCATATGGGCACGATCTCCGGCGGCGAAGCCCGGGAGATCCTGAAGACGAATCCCGTGATCCTGCTGCCGATGGGCAGCCATGAGGATCAGGGCCCGCATGCGCCGATGGGCGATTATCTGCTGGCCGAAAAGATCGCCGAGCTCGCCGCCATCCGCGCCACCAAGGCCGGCACGCGCACGCTCGTCGCCCCCGTCCTGCCCTTCGGCGGCGCCGACTGGTTCGGCTCGATGACCGGCGGCATCGCGATCTCGCAGGCGACGCTGACCACCGTCATCGCCGAGATGGTCGACAGCCTGCATCGCAACGGCCTGACCCGCATCATCGTGATCAACGGCCATGGCGGCAATGTCGGGCCGATCGGCGAGGTCGCGCGCGAGCTCTATCTGCGCGAGCAGATCGTGCTGCCGAGCCTCTATCTCTGGCGCATCGGCTACGGCCTGCTGCCCTCGATCGTTGGCGCCGAGAAGGCGGCCGCCGTCTCCGGCCATGGCGCCGACCCGCTGACCTCGATCGGCCTGCATCTCTTCCCCGAATTGATCCGCAAGGATTTGATCCCGGAGGGCAAGCCGCTGAAGCGTGACCCCATCCTCGACCTGCCCTTCACCGGGCTCGGCACCGCAAGCTTCGAGGGCGCGGAAGTGGCGATGCCCAATGAATATGACGAGGTCTACAATCTCGGCGTCGCCAAGGGCGATCCCAAGCTGTGCTCGGCCGAGACCGGGGCAGCGCTGACCGAGAAGCTGACCGAGATCTGCGCCCGCTTCATCGCGCATTTCGCCAGCAAGATCGAAGCCTGA
- a CDS encoding GntR family transcriptional regulator, with product MKPRQAQPSVAKPARERVYLYVREEILRGHFAGGSFIEEEQISSAMKVSRTPVREAFHRLEAERFIDLLPRRGALVRQVTAQELVDLYETRRMIEGYAVARICQQKIPVPAEMATILDEMEQFAGGDHFPRVELNRRFHFTMVGALGNEVLSELYQSLGSRQQRVAMTAMSVDPNRVDRIRIEHRALLAALQAGDEAQARAVLEQHLRPIVGVVSRLPGYGPGEGD from the coding sequence ATGAAGCCGCGCCAGGCGCAGCCATCGGTCGCGAAACCCGCCCGGGAGCGGGTCTATCTCTATGTTCGGGAAGAGATCCTGCGCGGGCATTTCGCCGGCGGCTCCTTCATCGAGGAGGAGCAGATTTCGTCCGCGATGAAGGTGTCGCGCACGCCCGTCCGCGAGGCGTTCCACCGGCTGGAGGCCGAGCGCTTCATCGACCTGCTGCCGCGCCGCGGCGCGCTTGTCCGGCAGGTGACGGCGCAGGAGCTTGTCGACCTCTACGAGACCAGGCGCATGATCGAAGGCTATGCGGTGGCGCGGATCTGCCAGCAGAAGATTCCCGTTCCCGCCGAGATGGCGACGATCCTTGATGAGATGGAGCAGTTCGCCGGCGGCGATCATTTTCCGCGCGTCGAGCTCAACCGGCGTTTCCATTTCACCATGGTCGGCGCGCTCGGCAACGAGGTGTTGTCCGAGCTTTATCAGTCGCTCGGCTCGCGGCAGCAGCGTGTCGCGATGACCGCGATGAGCGTCGATCCTAACCGGGTCGATCGTATCCGGATCGAGCATCGCGCCTTGCTCGCGGCCTTGCAGGCGGGCGACGAGGCGCAGGCGCGCGCAGTGCTGGAGCAGCATCTGCGCCCGATCGTCGGCGTCGTCTCGCGGCTGCCGGGTTATGGGCCGGGCGAAGGCGACTGA
- a CDS encoding ABC transporter permease: protein MDERPVSLALKLMALTMFVFLLAPLIVVVPISFSGDSYMMFPPSSWSLKWYPAIFADGKMTSAFWTSLLLAFVVTVLSLLIGLPAAYALVRLKPRGSEAMSALFTAPLLLPTIVLGLAILIVFSRYGLLATFQGLVVAHLVVTLPYAIRVLATALATLPIPIEEAAATLGASPFTVFRRITLPMMKSGLIGTTALCFLVSFDEVVLSLFMTGPRISTLPVAMYHHVEQQADPLVASLSVLLVILTLLVVLVVDRTSGLAKTFVK from the coding sequence ATGGATGAACGTCCCGTCTCGCTCGCCCTGAAGCTCATGGCGCTCACGATGTTCGTGTTCCTGCTGGCGCCATTGATCGTCGTCGTGCCGATCTCGTTTTCCGGCGACAGCTACATGATGTTCCCGCCCTCGAGCTGGAGCCTGAAATGGTACCCGGCGATCTTCGCCGACGGGAAGATGACCTCGGCCTTCTGGACGAGCCTGCTGCTCGCCTTCGTGGTGACGGTCTTGAGCCTGCTGATCGGCCTGCCCGCGGCCTATGCGCTGGTGCGGCTCAAGCCCCGCGGCTCGGAAGCGATGAGCGCCCTGTTCACCGCGCCGCTGCTGCTGCCCACCATCGTGCTCGGCCTCGCCATTCTGATCGTGTTCTCACGCTATGGCCTGCTCGCGACCTTCCAGGGGCTGGTCGTCGCTCATCTCGTGGTGACGCTGCCCTATGCGATCCGGGTGCTGGCGACCGCGCTCGCGACCCTGCCGATCCCGATCGAGGAGGCGGCGGCGACGCTTGGCGCCTCGCCCTTCACCGTGTTTCGCCGCATCACCCTGCCGATGATGAAATCGGGGCTGATCGGCACGACGGCGCTGTGCTTCCTGGTCTCCTTCGACGAGGTCGTGCTGTCGCTGTTCATGACCGGCCCGCGCATCTCGACCTTGCCGGTGGCGATGTATCACCATGTCGAGCAGCAGGCCGACCCGCTGGTCGCATCGCTCTCGGTCCTGCTCGTCATCCTCACCTTGCTCGTCGTGCTCGTGGTCGACCGGACGTCCGGCCTCGCCAAGACCTTCGTGAAGTGA
- a CDS encoding ABC transporter permease has translation MKRLWFPGAFVALILLIAIAAPVLGLPDPVRQDIARRLAAPTATSWLGRDEFGRDVLSRLIWGARTSLGVAFASALTAGFIGVVLGLIGGWSRGTAAFLSVRSMDIILCFPPVLLALLVVTLLGPGAATLILVLSVLYLPGFARVTYSEVLSVRGRDYVEATRALGGRTWYILLRTVLPNIAGPILVQLSLAVAAAVVLESGLSFLGLGVVPPAPSWGLMIRGARATMEQAPLLLVWPCAALTLTILAMNLLCDALRDAVDPRTSGR, from the coding sequence ATGAAGCGGCTCTGGTTCCCCGGCGCCTTCGTCGCGCTGATCCTCCTCATCGCCATCGCCGCGCCCGTGCTCGGCCTGCCTGATCCGGTGCGGCAGGACATCGCCCGGCGATTGGCTGCGCCGACCGCGACCTCCTGGCTCGGCCGCGACGAATTCGGCCGCGACGTGCTCTCCCGCCTGATCTGGGGCGCCCGCACCAGTCTGGGCGTCGCCTTCGCCTCGGCGCTGACGGCAGGCTTCATCGGCGTCGTGCTCGGCCTGATCGGCGGCTGGTCGCGCGGCACCGCCGCCTTCCTGTCGGTGCGCAGCATGGACATCATCCTGTGCTTCCCGCCGGTACTGCTGGCGCTGCTCGTGGTGACCTTGCTCGGACCGGGCGCGGCGACGCTGATCCTCGTCCTCTCCGTGCTGTATCTGCCGGGCTTTGCGCGCGTGACCTATTCCGAGGTGCTCTCGGTGCGCGGGCGCGACTATGTCGAGGCGACGCGCGCGCTCGGCGGGCGCACCTGGTACATCCTGCTGCGCACGGTGCTGCCCAACATCGCCGGACCGATCCTTGTGCAGTTGTCGCTGGCGGTCGCCGCCGCCGTGGTGCTCGAGAGCGGCCTGTCCTTCCTGGGTCTCGGCGTCGTGCCGCCGGCCCCGTCCTGGGGGCTGATGATCCGGGGCGCGCGCGCCACTATGGAGCAGGCTCCGCTGCTCCTGGTCTGGCCCTGCGCCGCGCTGACGCTGACGATCCTCGCGATGAACCTGCTCTGCGACGCGCTGCGCGACGCTGTCGATCCACGCACGTCGGGACGTTGA
- a CDS encoding ABC transporter permease, whose product MSAIWFAHRILIALVLAWIVATIVFMALHMVPGDPAELLLSTGGTSPDPATVAELREKLGLNQPILVQYGSFLAGLLRADLGNSLVDDYPVLSEIALRLPRTLELIFAGTLLAIAIGVPAGVYAALHRGGRFDRIASGVTALLLAIPVFVVGTLLVLLFAQTLRLMPAGGFTPLTQDPVLHLKLLTLPAIAIGKGLAAVLFRMTRASMLDALANDYVRTARAKGLAPGRVLFVHVLRNALNPVVTVLGLQMGTLLGGTVLVEYVFNWPGLSTPLLRAVEARDYPMVVGIVLTISVLFLLINLIVELIHALLDPRVSAP is encoded by the coding sequence ATGAGCGCGATCTGGTTCGCACACCGCATCCTGATCGCGCTGGTCCTGGCCTGGATCGTCGCGACGATCGTCTTCATGGCGCTGCACATGGTGCCGGGAGATCCCGCTGAGCTCCTGCTTTCGACCGGCGGCACTTCGCCCGACCCCGCAACCGTCGCGGAACTGCGTGAGAAGCTTGGCCTCAACCAGCCCATCCTGGTGCAATATGGCAGCTTTCTCGCCGGCTTGCTCCGGGCCGATCTCGGCAATTCGCTCGTCGACGATTATCCGGTGCTGAGCGAGATCGCGCTCAGGCTGCCGCGCACGCTGGAGCTGATCTTCGCCGGGACGCTGCTTGCGATCGCGATCGGCGTGCCGGCCGGCGTCTATGCGGCGCTGCATCGCGGCGGCCGGTTCGACCGGATCGCGTCCGGCGTCACCGCCCTGCTGCTGGCGATACCGGTCTTCGTGGTCGGCACGCTGCTCGTGCTGCTGTTCGCGCAGACCCTGCGATTGATGCCGGCCGGTGGCTTCACGCCGCTGACGCAGGACCCCGTCCTGCATCTCAAGCTCCTGACCCTGCCGGCGATCGCCATCGGCAAGGGGCTGGCAGCCGTGCTGTTCCGGATGACGCGGGCCTCGATGCTCGACGCGCTGGCCAATGACTATGTTCGCACCGCGCGCGCCAAGGGCCTAGCACCCGGACGCGTGCTCTTCGTCCATGTGCTGCGCAACGCGCTGAACCCCGTCGTCACCGTGCTCGGCCTGCAGATGGGCACCTTGCTGGGAGGCACCGTTCTGGTCGAATACGTCTTCAACTGGCCAGGCCTCTCGACGCCGCTGCTGCGCGCGGTCGAGGCGCGCGACTACCCGATGGTGGTCGGCATCGTCCTGACGATCTCGGTGCTGTTCCTGCTGATCAACCTGATCGTGGAACTGATCCACGCCCTCCTCGATCCCCGGGTCAGCGCACCATGA
- a CDS encoding ABC transporter substrate-binding protein, which yields MTISRRTVLGAGLAAPLLASPLLSRPAAAQRANGILRFGLSAFPPNLQPWVSTGASAGTVKMLTHRSLVTYDSKGELRGELAESWSIDGGGAWVFKLRQGCLFHNGEPVTAEDVKWSIEQIAGEKSTAYMRSQFQGIERVEIPDPRSIRIVTKEPQATLPTWFANYNTFIIWRNSAANEPIGAGPFRLVGQERGTSLSLVAFEKFYKPGFPKLKGIKFIVYADENLRNAALQSGDVDMIEYVPWQSMAAVEADPRLKLDTVEGPFMDVLFNGTKPPFNDARVRRAVAHAIRREDIVKVAFFGRGKPLEGLPIVEGTPWYDKELAHGWNYDPARAKALLTEAGYASGFQTTLLSTAQFGMHKDTAEVVQQHLAAIGIQCELQLPDWSTRVSRGSRGQYDMAIHGVSADNNDPDGLTVVLDTSLSPTHGRSFKVDAPRTVAALAKGRAEFDQSKRVEIYKEMQRAALEEVPLVGLAWREQGYGMDKGVKGFTNLPGALTTSSGGMLEETFFG from the coding sequence ATGACGATCTCCCGCCGCACCGTCCTTGGAGCAGGCCTCGCAGCCCCGCTGCTGGCATCGCCTCTCCTCTCCCGGCCCGCGGCGGCGCAGCGCGCCAACGGCATTCTCCGCTTCGGCCTCTCGGCCTTTCCGCCGAACCTGCAGCCCTGGGTCTCGACCGGCGCTTCGGCCGGCACGGTCAAGATGCTGACGCATCGCAGCCTGGTCACCTATGACAGCAAGGGCGAATTGCGCGGCGAACTGGCGGAGTCCTGGTCGATCGACGGGGGCGGCGCCTGGGTCTTCAAGCTGCGCCAGGGCTGCCTGTTCCATAATGGCGAGCCGGTCACCGCCGAGGACGTGAAGTGGTCGATCGAGCAGATCGCCGGCGAGAAATCGACGGCCTATATGCGCTCCCAGTTCCAGGGCATCGAGCGGGTCGAAATCCCTGACCCGCGCAGCATCCGCATCGTCACCAAGGAACCCCAGGCGACGCTGCCGACCTGGTTTGCCAACTACAACACCTTCATCATCTGGCGGAACTCGGCGGCAAACGAGCCGATCGGCGCTGGCCCCTTCCGGCTCGTCGGACAGGAGCGCGGCACCTCGCTCAGCCTCGTGGCCTTCGAGAAGTTCTACAAGCCCGGCTTCCCCAAGCTGAAGGGCATCAAGTTCATCGTCTATGCCGACGAGAACCTGCGCAACGCCGCGCTGCAGTCCGGCGATGTCGACATGATCGAATATGTGCCGTGGCAGTCCATGGCCGCAGTCGAGGCCGACCCGCGCCTCAAGCTCGATACCGTCGAAGGGCCGTTCATGGACGTGCTCTTCAACGGTACGAAGCCGCCCTTCAACGATGCGCGCGTGCGCCGCGCCGTCGCCCACGCGATCAGGCGCGAGGACATCGTCAAGGTCGCCTTCTTCGGCCGCGGCAAGCCGCTCGAAGGCCTGCCGATCGTCGAGGGCACGCCCTGGTACGACAAGGAGCTGGCGCATGGCTGGAACTACGACCCCGCCCGGGCCAAGGCGCTGCTGACTGAAGCAGGCTATGCCAGCGGCTTCCAGACGACGCTGCTCTCAACCGCGCAGTTCGGCATGCACAAGGACACCGCCGAGGTCGTGCAGCAGCATCTGGCGGCGATCGGCATCCAATGCGAGCTGCAACTGCCGGACTGGTCGACCCGCGTCTCCAGAGGCTCGCGCGGCCAGTACGACATGGCGATCCACGGCGTCTCCGCCGACAACAACGATCCCGACGGATTGACCGTGGTGCTCGACACCTCGCTCTCGCCGACCCATGGCCGCTCCTTCAAGGTCGATGCGCCGCGCACCGTCGCCGCCCTGGCGAAGGGCCGCGCCGAGTTCGACCAGAGCAAGCGCGTCGAGATCTACAAGGAGATGCAGCGTGCGGCCTTGGAGGAGGTGCCGCTCGTCGGTCTTGCCTGGCGCGAACAGGGCTATGGCATGGACAAGGGCGTCAAGGGCTTCACCAACCTGCCTGGCGCGCTGACGACGTCGTCCGGCGGCATGCTCGAAGAGACCTTCTTCGGATGA
- a CDS encoding Ldh family oxidoreductase yields the protein MSAHQPADGVPLSLAQVETLTRRALLACGVDPRNEAAITASVVAAEAEGIHSHGLARLPTYCEHARVGKIDGRARPVLDSPKPGLVRVDAKGGFAHPAIDFGLPALCEAAKAQGIAALAVTNSYNCGVVGYHVERIAREGLLALGFVNAPASIAPMGGTRPVFGTNPIAIAVPRAGREPLVLDQSSSVVAKSEIVVHQQRGEPIPLGWALDRDGNPTTDPKAALSGGTMVPAGGYKGAGLALIVEIFAAWLTGANLSIDASSFADNLGGSPRTGQCFIAIDFGALTEDGASDRLERLFSAITGQEGARLPGERRNGARQRTARDGVVISRKLFETLEAYAGAA from the coding sequence ATGAGCGCTCATCAGCCAGCGGACGGCGTTCCGCTCAGCCTCGCGCAGGTCGAGACGCTGACGCGACGGGCCTTGCTCGCCTGCGGCGTCGACCCGCGCAACGAAGCTGCGATCACCGCCTCCGTCGTCGCGGCCGAGGCCGAGGGCATCCATAGCCACGGCCTCGCCCGGCTGCCGACCTATTGCGAGCATGCCAGGGTCGGCAAGATCGACGGCCGAGCGCGGCCGGTGCTCGACAGCCCCAAGCCCGGCCTGGTGCGCGTCGACGCCAAGGGCGGCTTCGCCCATCCGGCAATCGATTTCGGTCTGCCGGCGCTATGCGAGGCGGCGAAGGCCCAGGGCATCGCCGCGCTGGCGGTGACCAATTCCTATAATTGCGGCGTCGTCGGCTACCATGTCGAGCGCATCGCCAGGGAGGGCCTGCTGGCGCTCGGCTTCGTCAATGCGCCGGCCTCGATCGCGCCGATGGGCGGCACCAGGCCGGTCTTCGGCACCAATCCGATCGCCATTGCCGTGCCCCGCGCCGGCCGCGAGCCGCTCGTGCTCGACCAGTCTTCGAGCGTCGTCGCCAAGAGCGAGATCGTCGTCCATCAGCAGCGCGGCGAGCCGATCCCGCTCGGCTGGGCGCTCGACAGGGACGGCAACCCGACGACCGATCCGAAGGCCGCGCTGTCCGGCGGCACCATGGTGCCGGCAGGCGGCTATAAGGGCGCGGGGCTCGCGCTGATCGTCGAGATCTTCGCCGCCTGGCTGACCGGGGCCAATCTCTCGATCGACGCCTCTTCCTTTGCCGACAATCTCGGCGGCTCGCCCCGCACGGGCCAATGCTTCATCGCGATCGATTTCGGGGCGCTGACTGAGGATGGCGCATCGGACCGGCTGGAACGGCTGTTCAGCGCGATCACCGGGCAGGAGGGCGCACGGCTCCCCGGCGAGAGGCGCAATGGCGCGCGCCAGCGCACCGCACGCGATGGCGTCGTGATCTCGCGCAAACTGTTCGAAACGCTCGAGGCTTATGCGGGGGCGGCATGA
- a CDS encoding hydantoinase B/oxoprolinase family protein — translation MSDLQHGIDPIRLEVIRNALVAAAEEMSITIWRTSRSTVVREILDFSTAVFDAQGNNIAQSARIPVHLNSMSDCLRTILDRFIPLEHWNDGDVIVTNDPYSGGQHLPDIQTFRPVFVDGRRAAIVGTLCHHVDVGGGAAGSYYAGATEIFHEGIRIPPLRLVDKGVLNSGVFEMLLHNVRQPDETRGDLNAQIAALGIGERAVARMAKKYGSDPLAAAMAAILDGSERMMRAALKALPDGEACFVELVDDDGQSDEPIRLQVKITKTGETIGLDFAGSSPQVRGPVNNTPAMTCSAVYYALLAALGGDIPANSGCYRAVTVTLPEGSVVNAAFPAPVAGRMVVNHRIATAVFGALAQIVPERIPAAYYAISYVYALQTTNAAGKRQVYFDIEVGGWGGHARGDGASALSCGLHNNTNAPIEMVEAKYPVTFTKYGLIPDSGGAGQFRGGLGLVREWRLDAAEGSLSTNFERFRHAPYGIQGGEPGSLSRTTVTRADGSQLSLRSKVSGIPLAAGDIVTIETSGGGGFGDPQKRDPQRLAKDLTDGMVSPQQAASLYGAEIEKGAAA, via the coding sequence ATGAGCGATCTTCAGCACGGCATCGACCCGATCCGCCTCGAAGTGATCCGCAACGCACTCGTCGCCGCAGCCGAGGAGATGAGCATCACGATCTGGCGCACCAGCCGCTCGACCGTAGTGCGCGAGATCCTCGATTTCTCCACCGCTGTCTTCGATGCGCAGGGCAACAACATCGCCCAATCCGCGCGCATTCCGGTCCATCTCAACTCGATGTCGGACTGCCTGCGCACGATCCTCGACCGCTTCATCCCGCTCGAACACTGGAACGACGGCGACGTCATCGTCACCAATGATCCCTATTCCGGCGGCCAGCACCTGCCCGATATCCAGACCTTCCGGCCGGTCTTCGTCGACGGCAGGCGCGCCGCCATCGTCGGCACGCTCTGCCACCATGTCGATGTCGGCGGCGGCGCGGCCGGCAGCTATTATGCGGGCGCGACCGAAATCTTCCATGAAGGCATCCGCATCCCGCCGCTCAGGCTCGTCGACAAGGGCGTGCTGAACAGCGGCGTCTTCGAGATGCTGCTGCACAATGTCCGCCAGCCCGACGAAACCCGCGGCGACCTCAACGCCCAGATCGCGGCGCTCGGCATCGGCGAGCGCGCGGTCGCGCGCATGGCGAAGAAATACGGCTCAGACCCGCTCGCTGCGGCGATGGCGGCGATCCTCGACGGCTCGGAGCGGATGATGCGCGCCGCGCTGAAGGCATTGCCGGATGGCGAGGCCTGCTTCGTCGAACTGGTCGATGATGACGGGCAGTCGGACGAACCGATCCGGCTCCAGGTCAAGATCACCAAGACGGGCGAGACGATCGGGCTCGACTTCGCCGGCTCCAGCCCCCAGGTGCGCGGCCCCGTCAACAACACGCCGGCGATGACCTGCTCGGCGGTCTATTACGCGCTGCTCGCGGCGCTCGGCGGCGACATTCCGGCCAATTCCGGCTGCTACCGCGCCGTAACCGTGACGCTGCCCGAAGGCAGCGTCGTCAACGCCGCCTTCCCGGCGCCGGTCGCGGGTCGCATGGTCGTCAACCACCGCATCGCGACGGCCGTCTTCGGCGCGCTGGCGCAGATCGTGCCCGAGCGCATTCCGGCGGCCTATTACGCGATCTCCTATGTCTACGCGCTGCAGACGACCAACGCGGCCGGCAAGCGCCAGGTCTATTTCGACATCGAGGTCGGCGGCTGGGGCGGCCATGCCAGGGGTGACGGCGCCAGCGCCCTCTCCTGCGGCCTGCACAACAACACCAATGCGCCGATCGAGATGGTCGAAGCGAAATATCCGGTGACCTTCACGAAATACGGGCTGATCCCGGATTCGGGCGGCGCCGGCCAGTTCCGCGGGGGCCTGGGCCTCGTGCGCGAATGGCGGCTCGATGCGGCGGAAGGCTCGCTCTCGACCAATTTCGAGCGCTTCCGGCACGCCCCCTATGGCATCCAGGGCGGCGAGCCCGGCTCGCTCAGCCGCACCACGGTGACCCGCGCTGATGGCTCGCAGCTCTCGCTGCGCTCGAAAGTCTCCGGCATTCCGCTGGCGGCCGGCGACATCGTCACCATCGAGACCTCCGGCGGCGGCGGCTTCGGCGACCCGCAGAAGCGCGACCCGCAGCGCCTCGCCAAGGATCTCACTGATGGCATGGTCAGCCCGCAACAGGCGGCCTCGCTCTACGGCGCCGAGATCGAGAAGGGAGCCGCGGCATGA
- a CDS encoding hydantoinase/oxoprolinase family protein has product MQQDIRIAVDIGGTFTDIEILDAGSGAIHQIKTPSTPADPSIGLLTGIRQASERFGFPMEAVQYLLHGTTIATNAVLERKLPLGAIVTTAGFEDVMQIGRHGRTDVYAITLAQPEPLVARRFCFGVTERVNAEGKVTVPLDEDGVRRIAAELARAEVKSVAVCLLHAYANPAHERRIGALLTELLPNLAITLASDISPEIREYERMSTTALNAMLVPIVQRYTDRLAGRLRDEIPEAQVYLVQSNGGVSGLAKAGREPARLLLSGPSGGAAAARRLSLELAEPNLVAVDMGGTSFDVSVVHDGQISMVNEGEVDGLPVRLPMIEMRTIGAGGGSIAWVDDGHRLRIGPHSAGADPGPACYGKGGTRLTVTDANLLLGRLDGASFMGGAMPLDHEAARKAAQEIAAKLDLSIDQVAAGVIDVANSALATATRLSLFEKGMDPEDFALLSFGGAGGVHACEVAEELGINRVIFPAHASTLSAWGILWSDIAHDLSATQIGLFAELAPSLGDKAERLVVEAQALLAEDGVAPEAQRFEWAVDLRYAGQAFDLRVPLDGADFSIAGVAKATAAFHDLHRQRFSYDEPQVAVEVVALRLKAIGGLAKPVAARGGLHQTEASTRSRPVHGRHGAVATPVWDRDAISSSQPLAGPAIVEEPYTSVYLPAGWTILTHESGALVADRSASH; this is encoded by the coding sequence ATGCAGCAAGATATCCGCATCGCCGTCGACATCGGCGGCACCTTCACCGACATCGAAATCCTCGATGCAGGCTCCGGCGCGATCCACCAGATCAAGACGCCGAGCACGCCGGCCGACCCCTCGATCGGCCTGTTGACCGGCATCCGCCAGGCCTCCGAGCGCTTCGGCTTTCCGATGGAGGCGGTGCAATACCTGCTGCACGGCACGACGATCGCGACCAATGCCGTGCTCGAACGCAAGCTGCCATTGGGCGCCATCGTCACCACGGCAGGCTTCGAGGACGTCATGCAGATCGGCCGGCATGGCCGCACCGATGTCTACGCGATCACGCTCGCCCAGCCCGAGCCGCTGGTCGCGCGCCGCTTCTGCTTTGGCGTGACCGAGCGTGTCAACGCCGAGGGCAAGGTCACGGTGCCGCTCGACGAGGATGGCGTGCGCCGCATCGCGGCCGAGCTCGCCAGGGCCGAGGTGAAGTCGGTCGCGGTCTGCCTGTTGCACGCCTATGCCAATCCCGCACATGAGCGCCGCATCGGCGCGCTTCTCACCGAGCTGCTGCCGAATCTGGCGATCACGCTCGCCTCCGACATCTCGCCGGAGATCCGCGAATATGAGCGCATGTCGACCACGGCGCTCAACGCCATGCTGGTGCCGATCGTGCAGCGCTACACCGACCGGCTCGCCGGCCGGCTTAGGGACGAAATTCCCGAGGCCCAGGTCTATCTCGTGCAGTCGAATGGCGGCGTCTCGGGCCTTGCCAAGGCGGGGCGCGAGCCGGCGCGATTGCTGCTCTCAGGCCCGAGCGGCGGAGCGGCCGCGGCCAGGCGGCTCTCGCTCGAGCTCGCCGAACCCAACCTCGTCGCCGTCGATATGGGCGGCACCTCCTTCGACGTCTCGGTCGTCCATGACGGCCAGATCTCGATGGTCAATGAAGGCGAGGTCGATGGCCTGCCGGTGCGGCTGCCGATGATCGAGATGCGCACCATCGGCGCCGGCGGCGGCTCGATCGCCTGGGTCGATGACGGCCATCGCCTGCGCATCGGCCCGCATTCGGCCGGCGCTGACCCGGGCCCAGCCTGCTACGGCAAAGGTGGCACCCGCCTGACCGTGACCGACGCCAACCTGTTGCTCGGCCGCCTCGACGGGGCGAGCTTCATGGGTGGAGCGATGCCGCTCGACCACGAGGCCGCGCGGAAGGCGGCGCAGGAGATCGCCGCCAAGCTCGATCTCTCGATCGATCAGGTCGCAGCCGGCGTCATCGACGTGGCGAATTCAGCGCTCGCGACCGCGACGCGGCTCTCGCTCTTCGAGAAGGGCATGGACCCGGAGGATTTCGCGCTGCTCTCCTTTGGCGGCGCCGGCGGGGTGCATGCCTGCGAGGTCGCCGAAGAGCTCGGCATAAACCGCGTGATTTTCCCGGCTCATGCCTCGACGCTTTCGGCCTGGGGCATCCTCTGGTCCGACATCGCCCATGATCTCAGCGCCACGCAGATCGGGCTCTTCGCCGAGCTCGCGCCGTCGCTCGGTGACAAGGCGGAGCGCCTCGTCGTCGAGGCGCAGGCTTTGCTGGCAGAGGACGGCGTCGCCCCCGAAGCACAGCGCTTCGAATGGGCCGTCGATCTGCGCTATGCCGGCCAGGCCTTCGATCTGCGCGTGCCTTTGGACGGAGCGGACTTTTCGATCGCCGGCGTCGCCAAGGCTACCGCGGCGTTCCACGACCTGCATCGCCAGCGCTTCTCCTATGACGAGCCACAGGTCGCGGTGGAGGTCGTGGCGCTCAGGCTGAAGGCGATCGGCGGGCTGGCGAAACCCGTAGCTGCGCGCGGCGGCCTTCATCAAACAGAGGCCTCGACCCGCAGCCGGCCCGTCCATGGTCGCCATGGCGCGGTCGCGACGCCGGTCTGGGATCGCGATGCGATCAGCAGCAGCCAGCCCCTCGCCGGCCCCGCCATCGTCGAGGAACCCTATACCTCGGTCTACCTGCCAGCCGGCTGGACGATCCTCACCCATGAATCGGGCGCGCTCGTCGCCGACCGCAGCGCCAGCCATTGA